In Amaranthus tricolor cultivar Red isolate AtriRed21 chromosome 5, ASM2621246v1, whole genome shotgun sequence, a genomic segment contains:
- the LOC130813179 gene encoding uncharacterized protein LOC130813179, translating to MSSFLKKATKKVTKVAKSLGGSSSSKRKATSTPSVSTTPSISNYNYEHNYPEGYDPELHNYAEEMEREIQIDEEEEQEEEPMTPIGINISRQSSTRSHEEQGEQQQQRQARGKRVNFQTIDEDEPVRQPFPAMPPPSGRAVSHVWSYFTKEPTENPDIFLCTCQICESQGVKPLVSYSFARGKYFLSFLYILTYIIH from the exons atgtcttcatttttgaaaaaagccacaaaaaaagttactaaagtggcaaaatcattgggaggttccagttcgtccaaaagaaaggccacttctactccgtcggtatcaacaacaccttccattagtaattataattatgaacataattatccggaagggtacgacccggagttacataattatgcagaagaaatggaaagagaaatacaaattgatgaagaagaagaacaagaagaggaaccaatgaccccaattgggataaatatatctcgacagtcatcaacaagatcacatgaagaacaaggagaacaacaacaacaaagacaagctcgtggtaaacgagtcaatttccaaactatcg atgaagatgaaccagtaagacaaccttttccggcaatgccacctcctagtggtagagctgtttcacatgtgtggtcgtatttcacaaaagaaccaaccgagaatccagatattttcttatgcacttgtcaaatttgtgaaagtcaaggagtaaagcccttagtttcatacagtttcgccagaggtaaatactttttaagttttttatacatactgacatacataatacattga